The Streptomyces sp. NBC_01237 genomic interval ATGTACCGCATACGGACACCGCCCGAAGGCGCATCGCACAGCGCAAACCTCACACAGATGGAGACATGATGACGAACCATTCCGGCCACGACATGACCAGCCACAGCCGCCACGGTGGAGCCCGTCCCGGCGGGCTGTCGGTCTCCGAGAACGGGTACACCCTCGACCTCGACTCGACGGTCCTTTCCACCGGGACACAGACGGTCACCTTCCGCGTGATCGGTCCCGACGGACAGCCGGTGACCGAGTTCACGCCCGAGCACGAGAAGGAACTGCACTTCATCGCCGTCCGGCGCGACACGACGGGGTTCCAGCATGTGCACCCGGTGATGGACGAGGAGGGCACCTGGAGCATCGAAGTGGCCCTGAAACCCGGAGACTGGAGGTTCTTCGCCGATGTCCACCCGGTCGGCCATGACGCGACCATGACGCTGGGGATCGACGCCTCGGTCGCCGGGCGGTACGACCCGCAACCGCTGTCGGAGGACACCCGCACCGCCCACGTGGGCGAGTACAGCGTCACCCTGGACGGCGAACTCGCGCCCGGTGAGGCGAGTGACCTGACGCTCACCGTCAGCCGGAACGGGCAGCCCGTCACCGATCTGCAGCCCTACCTGGGCGCGTACGGGCATCTGGTGGCGCTGCGGGTCGGCGACCTCGGCTACCTCCACGTCCACCCTGACGGCGAGCCCGGTGACGGCACCACCGCGCCGGGACCCGAGATCACCTTCATGGCCGCCGCGCCGTCGGGCGGCACCTACCGCCTCTACCTGGACTTCCAGCACAACGACGTCGTCCGGACGGCCGAGTTCACGGTGCGGACCACCGCCACCACCGCCCACTCGGACGCGGCATCCCAGGCCGGACCGGAGCACACGGGCCACCACCCCGGCAACCACGCACACCACTGACCGCAGGAACGTCACTGACCAACTGCCGCGACATACGGCGCAGTCAAGGGGCGCTCGACTCGTCGAGCGCCCCGCCGCCCCCGCTCCATCCTCCACGCCGGAAGGACCGTCTCATGCCCCGCCTGACCCGACTCACGCCCGATACCGCGGTCGGCGCCTCGCGCGACCTCCTCGCCGAGCTGGTCTCACGCCACGGCCAGATCGGTGACATGGTCTCCACGATGGCGCACTCGCCCGCCGTTCTGGGCGGATACCTACAGCTCAGCCGGGCCATGGGACGAGCCAAACTCGACCGCAGGATCAGCGAACGGATCTCGATCGCCGTCCAGGTCCCGCAGGGCTGCGGGCTGTGTCTCGACGCGCATGTCAGCGCTGCCCGCGCGATGGGCGTGGACGAGGAGGAGATCGAGCGTGCGCGAGCGGGCACCTCGGCCGATCCCGCGATCGCGGCGATCATCACCCTCGCCCTCCAGGTCTACCGCGAGCCGACGTCGATCACCGACGAGCAGATCATCGCGTTGCGCGCGCACGGCTACAGCGACCGCGCGATAGCCGATGTCGTCGGCGTCGTCGCACTCAACATCCTCACCGGCGCCTTCAACCTGCTCGTCGGCCTCACGCCGGAGAGCGGCACCGATGTGTAGGGACATCCCGGCCTCCCTCTGTGGGGCACGGCCTCCGGCCCGAGACCGTGCCCCGCCGCATGGACATGGAAGGAACACGCCATGCGCCTGTTCGCCATCCGCGACTACCGCCGCCTGTTCGGCGCCCAGATCATCGCCCTGCTCGGTACCGGGCTGACAACAGTGGCCCTCGGGCTGCTCGCCTACGACCTCGCCGGCCCGCGCGCCGGCATGGTCCTCGGCACCGCGCTGACCATCAAGATGGTCATGTACGTGGTCATCGCTCCGCTCGCCGCCGCGTACGTCGACCGCTTCCCCAGAAGAACCCTCCTGGCCCTCCTCGACGTGATGCGCGCCGCAGTGGTCCTGGCGCTGCCGCTCGTCACCGAGGTCTGGCACATCTACGTACTGATCGGCCTGCTCCAAGCCGCGTCCGCGGCGTTCACCCCGACGTTCCAGGCCGTCATCCCCGACATCGTCACCGATGAGTCCGACTACACGCGTGCCCTGTCCGCCTCCCAGGTCGCCTCCACCATGGAGAGCCTGCTCAGCCCCGTACTGACGGCGGTCGCGCTGGCGTTCATCAGCTTCAACTGGCTGTTCCTGGGCACCTCCGTCGGATTCCTCCTCTCCGGCCTGCTCGTCCTGTCGACGCACATCCCCGACGCCCGTCCCAGTGCCCACACCGAGGCATGGGACAAGGCGGCGGCGGGGATCAGGACATTCCTCAGGACTCCACGGCTGCGTGGCGTCCTGGCGCTCAATCTCGTGGTCGCGGCGGCAGGATCGATCGTCGTCGTCAACACCGTCAACTACGTCCGTGACGAACTCGGCGGCTCGCAGTCGGACGTCTCATGGATGCTCGCCGCCTCCGGCGGCGGGACCCTCCTGGCCGCCCTCGCGCTGCCCCGCGTACTCGACCGGATCACCGCCCGCACCGTGATGGTGACCGGCGCCGGAGTCCTCGTCGGCGGCACGATCGCCGCGGTGGCTCTCATCGCGGCCGGCCTGAGCACATGGGCCGGTACGGCGATCGTCTGGACCGTCATCGGTATCGGCATGGCGCTGATCATCACACCGACCGGCAACGTCCTGCGCGCCTCCGTCGCACCGAACGCGATCCCCGAGGCCTTCGCAGCCCAGTTCTCCCTGTCGCACCTTGCCTGGCTGATCACCTACCCCATCGCGGGATGGCTCGGTACGAACGCGGGCTTCGCACTCGCCTGGTCCGTCCTCGCGTTCCTCGCCGGGGCGGGCGCCATCGGCGCCCTCCTCCTGTGGCCGCGCCACGACAGCCGACAAGTCGTGACCGGACCCGCGACGTCCGTCCGGCCCGCGCGCCGGACGGACAGGTCCACCCTGTCCAAGGCGGCGTAGAACGCTCCGACCGTCCACGTCGCGCACGCACACGCTCCTGGTCAGGCGCATGAGAAGGCCGTGACCGCCGTCCCGCTCCGCGCGGGCGGCGGCCACGGTCTTCTCGTACGGGACCGGACGGAGCGTCAGGGACGTCGTCTCAGGGCTGCCGTGCGGCCGCCGGTTCCCTGGCCGGCTCATCGGAGCGCAGGCGGAGCCGCGCGATCGTGGCCACGACGCCGAGGACCGCGATGGCGACGCCGAGAACTGCCATGGTGCCCTGCACCGTCAGGACGGGAACGAGAAGTCCGGCGACGATGGTGGGCACTCCGAGCGCGAGGTAGGAGATGCTGTAGATCACCCCCATGATGGCCGCCCGCTCGGCAGGAACGGTGTACGGCATGAGGGTGCGCAGAGCCCCCATGAACGAGGTGCCGAAGCCCGAACCGACGATGACCACGGTCGCGAGATACGCGGGGAACGAGTGGGCCGCGAGGGCGGCCAGGCTCAGCACCGTACCGATGGCCAGCGCGGACGTCCCGTAGACGGTGATGACACGCGAGGAGCGGCGGGAGAGCAGCCTGGAGGCGAGGATGCCGGAGACGGCCAACGTGAGCATGACGGAGCCCGCCTGCGCGTGCGTGGCGGCGCCGAACTCGCTCTTGACGAGCCCTGCACCCAGCGCGAGAAACAGTCCGTTGGTCGCCGAGCCCGCGACGATGGCAGGCGCGGCCACGAGCAGCACGCCGCGAAGACGAGGCGAGGCACGGAACCGCGGACGCACCGGTCCGGCGGAGGCGGGCGTCTTCCCCGCGCTCTCCGGAACGAGCCACACGAGCACGGCGGTCAGGGCGGACAGGCCGGTCAGCGTTCCGAACACCGCCCCCGCAGGGTCCGCCGTGACATCGAGGAGGAGCGCCGCCGTCATGGCACCGGTACCGAGGCCCATCATGGGGGCGACGGTGTTCCACAACGCGGCACGCCCCGGCCGGTGCGGGGGTTCGAAGTCGACCGTGACCGCCGAGAGAGCGGGTATGAGCAGGCCTGCGGCAACACCTTGGAGTGAGCGGGCGACCAGCAGCAGGCCGAGGTTTTCCGAACGCCAGAAGAGGACCAGGCTCGCCGCGAGCAGCAGAGCGCCCACGGTGACGACCGGGCGCCGCCCCTTGGTGTCCGACAGCGGCCCCAGGAACAGCAGTGTCGCGAGCATGGTGAAGGCGTAGACCGCGAACAC includes:
- a CDS encoding MFS transporter, whose translation is MCTHARTAARRGFGLAIGGTILTMASASAPSLFYPQLAEQLALPPVATTAVFAVYAFTMLATLLFLGPLSDTKGRRPVVTVGALLLAASLVLFWRSENLGLLLVARSLQGVAAGLLIPALSAVTVDFEPPHRPGRAALWNTVAPMMGLGTGAMTAALLLDVTADPAGAVFGTLTGLSALTAVLVWLVPESAGKTPASAGPVRPRFRASPRLRGVLLVAAPAIVAGSATNGLFLALGAGLVKSEFGAATHAQAGSVMLTLAVSGILASRLLSRRSSRVITVYGTSALAIGTVLSLAALAAHSFPAYLATVVIVGSGFGTSFMGALRTLMPYTVPAERAAIMGVIYSISYLALGVPTIVAGLLVPVLTVQGTMAVLGVAIAVLGVVATIARLRLRSDEPAREPAAARQP
- a CDS encoding carboxymuconolactone decarboxylase family protein, whose product is MPRLTRLTPDTAVGASRDLLAELVSRHGQIGDMVSTMAHSPAVLGGYLQLSRAMGRAKLDRRISERISIAVQVPQGCGLCLDAHVSAARAMGVDEEEIERARAGTSADPAIAAIITLALQVYREPTSITDEQIIALRAHGYSDRAIADVVGVVALNILTGAFNLLVGLTPESGTDV
- a CDS encoding MFS transporter, encoding MRLFAIRDYRRLFGAQIIALLGTGLTTVALGLLAYDLAGPRAGMVLGTALTIKMVMYVVIAPLAAAYVDRFPRRTLLALLDVMRAAVVLALPLVTEVWHIYVLIGLLQAASAAFTPTFQAVIPDIVTDESDYTRALSASQVASTMESLLSPVLTAVALAFISFNWLFLGTSVGFLLSGLLVLSTHIPDARPSAHTEAWDKAAAGIRTFLRTPRLRGVLALNLVVAAAGSIVVVNTVNYVRDELGGSQSDVSWMLAASGGGTLLAALALPRVLDRITARTVMVTGAGVLVGGTIAAVALIAAGLSTWAGTAIVWTVIGIGMALIITPTGNVLRASVAPNAIPEAFAAQFSLSHLAWLITYPIAGWLGTNAGFALAWSVLAFLAGAGAIGALLLWPRHDSRQVVTGPATSVRPARRTDRSTLSKAA